One Gammaproteobacteria bacterium DNA segment encodes these proteins:
- a CDS encoding RDD family protein — translation MEAAPQPSATLGPAGLFRRLAALFYDGLLLTAVLFLATVPVLFITGGEAVPTGDLLFRTYIFLVCYGYFAFSWRRGGQTLGMKTWWIRVERADGATLTLPDTMMRFAVALVSAACLGLGFLWALVDREGRTWHDRAAGTRVIRLAKPPRRRS, via the coding sequence TTGGAAGCCGCTCCCCAACCCTCCGCCACCTTGGGGCCGGCCGGCCTGTTCCGGCGCCTCGCCGCCCTGTTCTACGACGGTCTGCTGCTCACCGCCGTACTGTTCCTCGCCACCGTGCCGGTGCTCTTCATCACCGGCGGGGAGGCCGTGCCCACGGGAGACCTGCTGTTCCGCACCTATATCTTCCTGGTGTGCTATGGCTACTTCGCCTTCTCCTGGCGCCGCGGCGGCCAGACCCTGGGCATGAAGACCTGGTGGATCCGGGTGGAACGGGCCGACGGCGCCACCCTGACCCTGCCCGACACCATGATGCGCTTCGCCGTGGCCCTGGTATCCGCCGCCTGTCTGGGCCTCGGCTTCCTGTGGGCCCTGGTGGACCGCGAGGGCCGCACCTGGCATGACCGCGCCGCCGGCACCCGAGTGATCCGCTTGGCCAAACCGCCCCGCCGCCGTTCCTAA
- the dcd gene encoding dCTP deaminase, with product MSIKSDKWIRCMAASHGLIEPFEPRQVRADADGPVISYGTSSYGYDIRCADEFKIFTNINSAIVDPKNFDDSSFVDIKSDVCIIPPNSFALARTVEYFRVPRNVLVVCLGKSTYARCGIIVNVTPLEPEWEGHVTLEFSNTTPLPAKVYANEGVAQVLFFESDDVCETSYGDRAGKYQGQTGVTLPRA from the coding sequence ATGAGCATCAAATCGGACAAGTGGATCCGCTGCATGGCCGCGAGCCATGGATTGATCGAGCCCTTCGAGCCCCGCCAGGTGCGGGCGGATGCGGATGGCCCGGTGATCTCCTACGGCACCTCGAGCTACGGCTACGACATCCGCTGCGCCGACGAATTCAAGATCTTCACCAACATCAACTCCGCCATCGTCGACCCCAAGAACTTCGACGATTCGAGCTTCGTGGACATCAAGTCGGACGTCTGCATCATCCCCCCCAATTCCTTCGCCCTGGCCCGCACGGTGGAATACTTCCGCGTCCCCCGCAATGTGCTGGTGGTGTGCCTGGGCAAATCCACCTATGCACGCTGCGGCATCATCGTCAACGTCACCCCCCTGGAACCGGAGTGGGAGGGCCATGTGACCCTGGAGTTCTCCAACACCACCCCTCTGCCGGCCAAAGTGTACGCCAACGAAGGCGTGGCCCAGGTGCTGTTCTTCGAGTCGGACGATGTGTGCGAGACCTCCTACGGCGACCGCGCCGGCAAGTACCAGGGCCAGACCGGGGTCACCCTGCCCCGGGCCTGA
- a CDS encoding Txe/YoeB family addiction module toxin: protein MKLIFSENTWDDYLHWQKIDKRTLERINQLISEIQRSPFEGIGKPEPLKHALAGYWSRRINREHRIIYRTDNDSVFIPQLRYNY, encoded by the coding sequence ATGAAGCTGATCTTTTCGGAGAACACATGGGACGATTACCTTCACTGGCAGAAGATCGATAAGAGAACCCTGGAACGAATCAACCAGCTTATTTCTGAGATACAGCGGTCCCCATTCGAAGGAATTGGGAAACCCGAACCTTTGAAGCATGCGCTTGCCGGCTACTGGTCACGCCGGATCAATCGCGAGCATCGCATCATTTACCGTACTGATAATGACTCCGTGTTCATCCCTCAATTGCGCTACAACTATTGA
- a CDS encoding type II toxin-antitoxin system prevent-host-death family antitoxin: MDAITYTKARATLAQPIDSVCENHKPVIITKKNDRSVVMLSLEDYQALEETSYLLRNPKNARRLLDSVIELDAGGGTEHALTE, encoded by the coding sequence ATGGACGCAATCACCTACACCAAAGCTCGCGCCACCCTAGCCCAACCTATTGATTCCGTATGTGAAAACCACAAACCGGTGATCATTACCAAGAAAAACGATCGATCCGTCGTGATGCTTTCTCTCGAGGATTACCAGGCGCTTGAGGAAACCTCCTACCTGCTTCGCAACCCGAAGAATGCTCGGCGCCTCCTGGACTCGGTGATCGAGCTTGATGCCGGCGGCGGCACCGAACACGCGTTGACCGAATGA
- a CDS encoding BrnT family toxin, giving the protein MKRINWDAAKNQRLMSDRGVSFEDVVFALQSGGLLDDGPHPNREKYPDQRLFVVRIDDYAWLVPYVEDDSEFFLKTIIPSRKATRKFLRR; this is encoded by the coding sequence ATGAAGCGGATTAACTGGGATGCGGCAAAGAACCAACGCCTGATGAGCGACCGCGGCGTCTCCTTTGAGGACGTCGTGTTCGCCCTTCAGTCAGGTGGGTTGCTTGATGATGGACCTCATCCCAATAGGGAAAAGTATCCGGACCAGCGATTGTTTGTGGTGCGGATTGATGACTATGCCTGGCTGGTGCCATACGTCGAGGATGACAGTGAATTCTTTCTCAAGACGATTATTCCCAGCCGCAAGGCCACCAGGAAATTTCTGAGGAGGTAG
- a CDS encoding CopG family antitoxin: MAKVKLDPEEQELLEAYESGEFESDLGTERREDLARVAEESFKKDKRINIRISSRDLEALQRRALEEGLPYQSLVSSVLHKYVSGGLKDISANKSGQRMR; encoded by the coding sequence ATGGCCAAGGTCAAATTGGATCCTGAAGAACAAGAGTTGCTGGAGGCATACGAGTCTGGCGAATTCGAATCCGACCTGGGTACGGAGCGCCGAGAGGATCTTGCCAGGGTGGCGGAAGAATCGTTCAAGAAAGACAAGCGCATTAATATCCGAATCTCGAGCAGGGATCTGGAGGCACTTCAGCGTAGGGCGCTGGAGGAGGGACTTCCCTATCAGTCCCTGGTGTCTAGTGTCCTGCACAAATATGTCTCCGGCGGCCTGAAAGACATCTCTGCCAACAAGTCAGGCCAACGGATGCGCTGA
- a CDS encoding aldolase/citrate lyase family protein → MTDTAHPETALFGGERPFPAIPVCEHFAGSEKLIGKALELQDTIGPVFDITCDCEDGAPAGREREHAEMIVRVLNAPANRHHMAGVRIHDYTHPAWRQDVDILIDGVGDHAAHVTIPKTTAPAELQEMIDAIKERTVRAGVNREIPIHVLIETHGALRQVWTIAAMEWLQVLDFGLMDFVSGHHGAIGADAMRSPGQFDHALLRRAKGEVVAAALANGVVPAHNVTLDLKNAETTRDDARRARREFGFLRMWSIHPNQIRPIVEAMAPDYAEVQDAAAILLAAREAGWGPIQHGGELHDRATYRYYWDLLRRARASGVKVSVEAEREFFSDQTP, encoded by the coding sequence ATGACCGACACCGCCCATCCCGAGACCGCCCTGTTCGGCGGCGAGCGTCCCTTCCCCGCCATCCCGGTGTGCGAGCATTTCGCCGGCAGCGAGAAGCTCATCGGCAAGGCCCTCGAACTCCAGGACACCATCGGGCCGGTGTTCGACATCACCTGCGACTGTGAGGACGGCGCCCCCGCTGGCCGCGAACGGGAGCACGCCGAGATGATCGTGCGCGTCCTCAACGCCCCTGCCAACCGCCACCACATGGCGGGGGTGCGGATCCACGATTACACCCACCCCGCCTGGCGACAGGATGTCGACATCCTCATCGACGGCGTGGGTGATCACGCCGCCCATGTCACCATCCCCAAGACCACCGCCCCGGCCGAGCTCCAGGAGATGATCGACGCCATCAAGGAGCGCACCGTGCGCGCCGGCGTCAACCGCGAGATCCCCATCCACGTGCTGATCGAGACCCACGGCGCCCTGCGGCAAGTGTGGACCATCGCCGCCATGGAGTGGCTCCAGGTGCTGGACTTCGGGCTCATGGACTTCGTCTCCGGCCACCACGGGGCTATCGGCGCCGATGCCATGCGCAGCCCCGGCCAGTTCGACCATGCCCTGCTGCGCCGGGCCAAGGGCGAGGTGGTAGCGGCGGCGCTGGCCAACGGCGTGGTGCCCGCCCACAACGTCACCCTGGACCTGAAGAACGCCGAGACCACCCGCGACGACGCCCGGCGTGCCCGCCGGGAGTTCGGCTTCCTGCGCATGTGGAGCATCCACCCCAACCAGATCCGGCCCATCGTCGAGGCCATGGCCCCCGACTACGCCGAGGTGCAGGACGCCGCCGCCATCCTGCTTGCCGCCCGAGAGGCGGGCTGGGGGCCCATCCAGCACGGCGGCGAACTCCACGACCGCGCCACCTATCGCTACTACTGGGACCTGCTGCGCCGCGCCCGGGCATCCGGCGTGAAGGTGTCGGTGGAGGCCGAGCGGGAGTTCTTCTCCGACCAGACACCCTGA
- a CDS encoding aldolase/citrate lyase family protein → MAQQRRQKHQGRAPSAAAAEGAAPATDLVGEAVLGDTWPGIQLYYPPVKYAPALGIYEDLVKAAARFRRHAWETGAHTLLFDLEDGCRQKALSRQLLIQELPHFPRDDVEVAVRINPFRTEEYEKDLEMIKALAGHIDVVMLAKAGESYGAAEIRDLRAWLAGVNPAITIQPIIEHPKSLKLASELMDFQAVRHVVFGIHDFSKAMAIHISPENWIAELRTYFHMLLFEARIQGKGVIGGVEVLINEQPMPEEFVETDDVRRWLDLHGDRESHVVYEHACAEAAMGLTGKQVIHPHHIHLCRVAFTPSPAEIARNIRILQAAIDADALLGGAIRFEGEMLDPPMFGKALQHLLRARALRALSAADTRFALEVLKMLPLRVIRENWPYGQV, encoded by the coding sequence ATGGCCCAACAAAGACGCCAGAAACACCAGGGGAGGGCACCTTCCGCGGCTGCCGCGGAAGGTGCGGCCCCGGCCACCGACCTCGTCGGCGAAGCGGTGCTGGGTGATACCTGGCCCGGCATCCAGCTCTACTATCCGCCCGTCAAGTATGCCCCCGCCCTCGGTATCTACGAGGACCTGGTCAAGGCCGCCGCGCGCTTTCGCCGCCACGCCTGGGAGACCGGCGCCCACACCCTGCTGTTCGACCTCGAGGACGGCTGCCGCCAGAAGGCCCTGTCCCGGCAACTGCTGATCCAGGAACTGCCCCATTTCCCTCGTGATGACGTGGAGGTGGCGGTGCGCATCAACCCCTTCCGCACCGAGGAGTACGAGAAGGACCTCGAGATGATCAAGGCCCTGGCGGGCCACATCGACGTGGTGATGCTGGCCAAGGCCGGCGAATCCTACGGCGCGGCGGAGATCCGCGACCTGCGAGCCTGGCTGGCGGGGGTCAACCCGGCCATCACCATCCAGCCCATCATCGAGCACCCCAAGTCTCTCAAGCTGGCCAGCGAACTCATGGACTTCCAGGCCGTGCGCCACGTGGTGTTCGGCATCCACGACTTCTCCAAGGCCATGGCCATCCACATCTCGCCGGAAAACTGGATCGCCGAACTCAGGACCTATTTCCACATGCTGCTGTTCGAGGCCCGCATCCAGGGCAAGGGGGTCATCGGCGGTGTGGAGGTGCTCATCAACGAGCAGCCCATGCCCGAGGAGTTCGTGGAGACCGACGACGTGCGCCGCTGGCTGGACCTCCACGGCGATCGGGAGTCCCACGTGGTCTACGAGCACGCCTGCGCCGAGGCCGCCATGGGCCTCACGGGCAAGCAGGTGATCCACCCCCACCATATCCACCTCTGCCGCGTCGCCTTCACCCCGTCGCCGGCGGAGATCGCCCGCAACATCCGTATCCTGCAGGCGGCCATCGACGCCGACGCCCTGCTGGGCGGGGCCATCCGCTTCGAGGGCGAGATGCTGGACCCGCCCATGTTCGGCAAGGCCCTGCAGCACCTCCTGAGGGCGCGGGCCCTGCGCGCCCTATCGGCGGCGGACACCCGTTTCGCCCTGGAGGTATTGAAGATGCTGCCCCTGCGCGTCATCCGGGAGAACTGGCCCTATGGACAAGTCTGA
- a CDS encoding acyl-CoA synthetase, translated as MDKSEPGGPVPPRFNIGVACTDAHLGTPTAGVTAMVVEDDARGTDEVSYAGLAAATSAFAGLLQGLGMAPGERVLVRLPNAIAYPTAFLGAMKAGCIAVPTSTLLVAEEVRYLAEDSGARVLVTHRDMWPDLAPELAGVPGLEHVVLVGGVPDGADGAGKRLHGLEQALDHGPGTPVDTAADDPAYLVYTSGTTGRPKGVLHAHRALLGRLPAATHWFDFRPGDRVMHSGKFNWTYVLGTGLMDPLYHGKTVIVHEGGNDPGLWPRLIAKHGCTIFVGVPTIYRQIIQKTDLGAADVPTLRHCMCAGEHLSDEMLTAWRERFGQDIYEAIGMSEISYYISHNRRHPIRPGSAGFPQPGHRVALLDSDLEPVADGAEGMIAIADDDPGLFLEYWGLPGETRAVRRGGWFLTGDYARRDADGYIWFLGRRDDIINTFGYRVSPHEVERVMKTHPAVADCVAIGEEVGPGKTLVAACVVPRPGSAVDEEGLLEWGAAHLAAYKAPKRIHLVADYPRTKNGKVVRSALKARIEAGAGEARP; from the coding sequence ATGGACAAGTCTGAGCCCGGAGGCCCAGTGCCGCCGCGCTTCAACATCGGCGTGGCCTGCACCGACGCCCACCTCGGCACCCCTACCGCCGGGGTCACGGCCATGGTGGTGGAGGACGATGCCCGCGGCACCGACGAGGTGAGCTACGCCGGGCTGGCCGCCGCCACCTCCGCCTTCGCCGGCCTGTTGCAGGGGCTGGGCATGGCCCCCGGGGAGCGGGTATTGGTGCGCCTGCCCAACGCCATCGCCTATCCCACCGCCTTCCTGGGGGCCATGAAGGCGGGCTGCATCGCCGTGCCCACCTCCACCCTGCTGGTGGCCGAGGAGGTGCGCTACCTGGCCGAGGACTCCGGGGCCCGGGTGCTGGTGACCCATCGCGACATGTGGCCGGATCTGGCCCCGGAGCTGGCCGGAGTGCCGGGATTGGAGCATGTGGTGCTGGTGGGCGGAGTCCCGGATGGCGCCGACGGCGCCGGCAAGCGCCTCCATGGTCTGGAGCAGGCCCTCGATCACGGCCCCGGCACCCCGGTGGACACCGCCGCCGACGATCCCGCCTACCTGGTGTACACCTCGGGTACCACCGGCCGTCCCAAGGGCGTGCTCCATGCCCACCGCGCCCTGCTGGGACGGTTGCCGGCGGCCACCCACTGGTTCGATTTCCGGCCTGGCGACCGGGTCATGCACTCGGGCAAGTTCAACTGGACCTATGTTCTCGGCACCGGCCTCATGGACCCCCTGTACCACGGCAAGACGGTGATCGTGCACGAGGGCGGGAACGATCCCGGCCTGTGGCCCCGGCTCATCGCCAAACACGGCTGCACCATCTTCGTGGGGGTGCCCACCATCTATCGCCAGATCATCCAGAAGACGGACTTGGGTGCCGCCGACGTGCCCACCCTGCGCCACTGCATGTGCGCCGGCGAGCACCTGTCGGATGAGATGCTCACCGCCTGGCGCGAGCGTTTCGGCCAGGACATCTACGAGGCCATCGGCATGTCCGAGATCTCCTATTACATATCCCACAACCGCCGCCATCCCATCCGCCCCGGCTCGGCAGGCTTCCCCCAGCCCGGCCACCGCGTGGCGCTGTTGGACTCCGACCTCGAGCCCGTGGCGGACGGCGCGGAGGGCATGATCGCCATCGCCGATGACGACCCCGGCCTGTTCCTCGAATACTGGGGCCTGCCCGGGGAGACCCGGGCGGTGCGCCGCGGCGGCTGGTTCCTCACCGGGGATTACGCGCGCCGGGACGCCGACGGTTACATCTGGTTTCTGGGGCGCCGGGACGACATCATCAACACCTTCGGTTACCGCGTGTCCCCCCACGAGGTGGAGCGGGTGATGAAGACCCACCCGGCGGTGGCCGACTGCGTGGCCATCGGCGAGGAGGTGGGGCCGGGCAAGACCCTGGTGGCGGCCTGCGTGGTGCCGCGCCCCGGCAGCGCTGTCGACGAGGAGGGGCTGCTGGAGTGGGGGGCCGCCCACCTCGCCGCCTACAAGGCCCCGAAGCGCATCCACCTGGTGGCCGACTATCCCCGCACCAAGAACGGCAAGGTGGTGCGCAGCGCCCTCAAGGCCCGCATCGAGGCCGGCGCCGGGGAGGCCCGGCCATGA
- a CDS encoding CoA ester lyase codes for MTTSYRPRRTMLYVSGDIPRHLAKAPALPADAVIYELHEAVAPQFKARARERVREALAHPNPLGQERILRVNAPGRGYLDADLELAASQPFDAVLLAGLDGAAAVADAIARLDGYGGGALPVMLMIDSPLAVLNAREMAAASPRVACLVVSNANLMVSMRMPPTADRSGLFTSLALVVLAARAYGIGVVDGAHLDIDDAHGCEYACRQSRDFGFDGKAVIHPAQLTYTNDAFSPRPREIEQRRAILAAMEEAYGEGRSYAVLDGRLLQPSELEAARRCLAIHEAIEARRRAFEGST; via the coding sequence ATGACCACCTCGTACCGCCCCCGGCGCACCATGCTCTATGTCTCCGGCGATATCCCGCGCCACCTCGCCAAGGCCCCCGCCCTGCCGGCGGACGCCGTCATCTACGAACTCCACGAGGCGGTGGCACCCCAGTTCAAGGCCCGCGCCCGGGAACGGGTGCGGGAGGCCCTGGCCCACCCCAATCCCCTGGGCCAGGAGCGCATCCTGCGGGTGAACGCCCCGGGCCGCGGCTACCTGGACGCGGACCTGGAACTGGCCGCCAGCCAGCCCTTCGATGCCGTGCTGCTGGCGGGCCTGGACGGCGCGGCGGCGGTGGCGGACGCCATCGCCCGCCTCGACGGCTACGGTGGCGGCGCCCTGCCGGTGATGCTCATGATCGACTCGCCCCTGGCGGTGCTGAACGCCCGGGAGATGGCGGCCGCCAGCCCGCGGGTGGCCTGCCTGGTGGTGAGCAACGCCAACCTCATGGTGAGCATGCGCATGCCCCCCACCGCCGACCGCAGCGGCCTGTTCACCAGCCTCGCCCTGGTGGTGCTGGCCGCCCGCGCCTACGGCATCGGGGTGGTGGACGGCGCCCATCTCGACATCGACGACGCCCATGGCTGCGAATACGCCTGCCGCCAGAGCCGGGACTTCGGCTTCGACGGCAAGGCGGTGATCCACCCCGCCCAGCTCACCTACACCAACGACGCCTTCAGCCCCCGGCCGCGGGAGATCGAGCAGCGCCGCGCCATCCTCGCCGCCATGGAGGAAGCCTATGGCGAGGGCCGTTCCTACGCCGTCCTCGACGGCCGCCTGCTGCAACCCTCGGAGCTGGAGGCCGCGCGCCGCTGCCTGGCCATCCACGAGGCCATCGAGGCGCGGCGCAGGGCCTTCGAAGGGAGCACCTGA
- a CDS encoding MaoC family dehydratase, protein MPDTPSKTDSGRHFEDFRLGETLVHGTPRTLTEGDMALYIALTGSRFPLQSAATVAHAMGLGGRPVDELLAFHVGFGKTVNDISLNAVANLGYANVLFPAVVYAGDTLRSESTVIGLRQNSNGRSGIVYVRSVTFNQHGRPVMSWVRWVMVNKRDAAAPAPDTVVPELPDHVPVAQLTVPAHLSARGYDTGLTGSPHLWEDYGAGERIHHVNGMTVDESDHTLATRLYQNNARLHFEAHMMKGSRFGRRLMYGGHVISVCRALTFNGLANAVRIAAINGGTHCHPAFAGDTFYAYTDVLASWPLPGRTDLGALRLRTVGVRDIDTRELEDLMEERDGRRVYRDGVVLDLDYTVLVPRRGV, encoded by the coding sequence ATGCCCGACACCCCGTCCAAGACCGACAGCGGCCGCCATTTCGAGGACTTCCGCCTCGGGGAGACTCTGGTCCACGGCACGCCGCGCACCCTCACCGAGGGCGACATGGCCCTCTACATCGCCCTCACGGGCAGTCGCTTTCCGTTGCAGAGCGCCGCCACCGTGGCCCACGCCATGGGCCTGGGGGGGCGTCCGGTGGACGAGTTGCTGGCCTTCCACGTGGGCTTCGGCAAGACCGTCAACGACATCTCCCTGAACGCCGTGGCCAACCTCGGCTATGCCAACGTGCTGTTCCCGGCGGTGGTCTACGCCGGCGACACCCTGCGCTCCGAGAGCACCGTCATCGGCCTGCGCCAGAACAGCAACGGCCGCAGCGGCATCGTTTACGTACGTTCCGTCACCTTCAACCAGCACGGCCGGCCGGTGATGAGCTGGGTGCGCTGGGTGATGGTGAACAAGCGCGATGCCGCCGCCCCGGCGCCGGACACCGTGGTCCCGGAACTGCCCGACCACGTGCCGGTGGCCCAGCTCACGGTGCCTGCCCACCTCAGTGCCCGCGGCTACGATACCGGGCTGACGGGCTCGCCCCACCTGTGGGAGGATTATGGGGCGGGAGAGCGCATCCACCACGTCAACGGCATGACCGTGGACGAGTCCGACCATACCCTGGCCACCCGCCTCTACCAGAACAACGCCCGGTTGCACTTCGAGGCCCACATGATGAAGGGCTCGCGCTTCGGGCGCCGCCTCATGTACGGCGGCCACGTCATCTCCGTGTGCCGGGCGCTGACCTTCAACGGCCTGGCCAATGCCGTGCGCATCGCCGCCATCAACGGCGGCACCCACTGCCACCCCGCCTTCGCCGGCGACACCTTCTATGCCTACACTGACGTGCTGGCCTCCTGGCCCCTGCCGGGGCGTACCGACCTGGGGGCCCTGCGCCTGCGTACCGTGGGCGTCCGGGACATCGACACCCGGGAGCTGGAAGACCTAATGGAGGAGCGGGACGGCCGGCGGGTGTATCGTGACGGGGTGGTGCTGGATCTGGACTATACGGTTCTGGTACCGCGGCGGGGCGTTTAA
- the apbC gene encoding iron-sulfur cluster carrier protein ApbC codes for MADVTKEQVEASLKQVIDPYLGKDVVGANCVKGIEIDGGKVTVNISLGYPAKSSRDKLAGELRERVAAVDGVSECEVNVTSKVVAHSVQKGVQPMPNVRNIIAVASGKGGVGKSTVAVNLALSLAAEGARVGILDADIYGPSQPRMLGVSGQPESKDGKSLEPMMNYDIQAMSIGFLIEEETPMIWRGPMVTQALEQLLKDTNWNDLDYLIVDLPPGTGDTQLTLAQKIPVSGAVIVTTPQDIALLDARKGLKMFEKVNVPVLGIVENMSIHICSNCGHEEHIFGQGGGERMAEQYEVDFLGAVPLDGHIREDTDGGKPTVVNDPDGRIAEIYRDIAKRAAAKLSLKGKDYTQAFPSIVIENN; via the coding sequence ATGGCAGATGTGACAAAAGAGCAGGTCGAGGCCAGCCTCAAGCAGGTCATCGACCCCTACCTCGGCAAGGACGTGGTCGGCGCCAATTGCGTCAAAGGCATCGAAATCGACGGCGGCAAGGTCACCGTCAACATCTCCCTGGGTTACCCCGCAAAATCTTCCAGGGACAAGCTCGCCGGCGAACTCAGGGAACGCGTGGCCGCCGTCGACGGGGTGTCCGAGTGCGAGGTGAACGTCACCAGCAAGGTGGTGGCCCACTCGGTGCAGAAGGGTGTCCAGCCCATGCCCAACGTGCGCAACATCATCGCCGTGGCCTCGGGCAAGGGCGGCGTGGGCAAGTCCACGGTGGCGGTCAACCTGGCCCTGTCCCTGGCCGCCGAGGGCGCCCGCGTGGGGATCCTGGACGCCGACATCTACGGCCCCAGCCAGCCCCGCATGCTGGGGGTCAGCGGCCAGCCCGAGAGCAAGGACGGCAAGTCCCTGGAACCGATGATGAACTACGACATTCAGGCCATGTCCATCGGTTTCCTCATCGAGGAGGAGACCCCCATGATCTGGCGCGGCCCCATGGTCACCCAGGCCCTGGAGCAACTCCTCAAGGACACCAACTGGAACGACCTGGATTATCTCATCGTCGACCTGCCCCCGGGCACCGGCGACACCCAGCTCACCCTGGCCCAGAAGATCCCCGTATCGGGCGCGGTCATCGTCACCACCCCCCAGGACATCGCCCTGCTGGACGCCCGCAAGGGCCTCAAGATGTTCGAGAAGGTCAACGTGCCGGTGCTCGGCATCGTGGAGAACATGAGCATCCACATCTGCTCGAACTGCGGCCACGAGGAGCACATCTTCGGCCAGGGCGGCGGCGAACGCATGGCCGAGCAGTACGAGGTAGACTTCCTGGGGGCCGTGCCCCTGGACGGCCACATCCGCGAGGACACGGACGGCGGCAAGCCCACGGTGGTGAATGACCCGGACGGCCGCATCGCCGAGATCTACCGCGACATCGCCAAGCGTGCCGCGGCCAAGCTGTCCCTCAAGGGCAAGGACTACACCCAGGCCTTCCCCAGCATCGTCATCGAGAACAACTGA